A genomic stretch from Helianthus annuus cultivar XRQ/B chromosome 1, HanXRQr2.0-SUNRISE, whole genome shotgun sequence includes:
- the LOC110881103 gene encoding probable protein phosphatase 2C 60: MGFTAQDVLESGQINQHSRYTTKPVHGRLGGVQDGRTNGLLWYKDLGCHVSGEFSMAVIQANNLLEDQSQVESGQLINGLYGTFVGVYDGHGGPEAAQFVNNNFFSNIKKFASQDGQMSADVIRKSFLKTEDEFISLVRDQWRTCPQLASVGTCCLVGVICNGLIYIANAGDSRVVLGREERGGRRISAIQLSEEHNVNRESIREELRFLHPEDPKIVVKKHNVWRVKGLIQVSRSIGDAYLKSPEFNKEPLLPKFRLAQPFSKQILSPRPSVSIHEINSQDKFLIFASDGLWDHLSNEEAVHIVHSHPRNGIARRLVKAALQVAARKREMRYSDLKKIERGVRRHFHDDITVVVVYLDPSLMNISSSFSMKGPAPNEFCM, translated from the exons ATGGGTTTTACAGCTCAGGATGTTCTTGAAAGTGGACAAATTAATCAGCATTCTAGATACACTACAAAACCGGTTCACG GGAGACTAGGAGGGGTACAAGATGGAAGAACAAATGGGTTGTTGTGGTACAAGGATTTGGGCTGCCATGTTAGCGGAGAGTTTTCGATGGCGGTTATTCAAGCTAACAATTTGTTGGAGGATCAAAGCCAAGTTGAATCGGGCCAGTTGATAAACGGGCTTTATGGGACGTTTGTTGGTGTCTATGATGGACATGGCGGGCCGGAAGCAGCCCAGTTTGTGAACAACAATTTTTTCTCCAACATTAAGA AGTTCGCGTCTCAAGATGGACAAATGTCGGCGGATGTCATTAGAAAATCTTTCTTGAAAACCGAGGACGAGTTTATATCTCTTGTTAGAGATCAATGGCGTACGTGCCCACAACTCGCCTCGGTGGGCACGTGTTGTTTAGTGGGCGTTATTTGTAACGGGCTAATTTACATTGCAAATGCTGGGGACTCACGTGTGGTTTTGGGGAGGGAAGAGAGAGGTGGTAGACGAATCTCCGCCATTCAATTATCCGAAGAACATAATGTGAACCGTGAGTCTATACGAGAAGAGCTTCGTTTTTTGCATCCCGAGGATCCAAAGATCGTGGTTAAGAAACATAACGTTTGGCGTGTTAAAGGGCTTATTCAG GTCTCGCGATCGATAGGCGATGCATATTTGAAGAGTCCTGAGTTCAACAAAGAGCCTCTTTTGCCAAAGTTTCGGCTCGCGCAACCGTTTTCAAAGCAAATCCTTAGTCCTCGGCCTTCAGTCTCCATACATGAAATTAACTCACAAGACAAGTTTCTCATATTTGCATCGGATGGTTTATGGGATCATCTTAGCAACGAGGAAGCTGTTCATATCGTCCATAGTCACCCACGTAAC GGGATCGCGAGGAGGCTAGTAAAGGCGGCGCTACAAGTGGCAGCAAGGAAACGTGAAATGAGGTATTCGGATTTAAAGAAGATCGAACGAGGGGTGAGGAGACATTTTCATGACGATATTACAGTTGTGGTTGTTTATCTCGACCCTTCTTTGATGAATATTAGTTCAAGTTTCTCTATGAAAGGACCCGCACCTAACGAATTCTGCATGTAA